The segment CATGAACCTCATGTGGCCCATGCCCATGCCCATGTTCATGAAGCTCCTGTACTCTCCTGGCCTCATGTACATCATCCTGCCTCTGTAGTGGGGTTGCTCGTACATCAGCCAGTGTCCGTCCATCACGTGGCAGGACATGCAGTTGGACATCCGGTAACGGTCCATGATGTTGTCACAGTCGTCCATCATCTCGTACATCTGGCCTCCGAAGTTCTCCCTCTCATAGATCCTCATCCTGTAGGAGCCGCGGTGCTGAAACACACCAGGTGATCAATAATCAGTGATCAATAAGCCAGTCTCTGTTCTGTGTTCAGCTATGAATCAGTAAATCTGAAACACTCTGAAATACCAGAAAACATGAGGAACTCAGAGGCTGCTGGGACAAGCTGTGCTGTCAATCAGCTCAGTGGTTACCATGGAGATGTGTGATTGGCTGAGTGGTTACCATGGAGATGTGTGCTGTAGTGTGAGTGGTTACCATGGGGATGTGTGCTGTAGTGTGANNNNNNNNNNNNNNNNNNNNNNNNNNNNNNNNNNNNNNNNNNNNNNNNNNNNNNNNNNNNNNNNNNNNNNNNNNNNNNNNNNNNNNNNNNNNNNNNNNNNNNNNNNNNNNNNNNNNNNNNNNNNNNNNNNNNNNNNNNNNNNNNNNNNNNNNNNNNNNNNNNNNNNNNNNNNNNNNNNNNNNNNNNNNNNNNNNNNNNNNNNNNNNNNNNNNNNNNNNNNNNNNNNNNNNNNNNNNNNNNNNNNNNNNNNNNNNNNNNNNNNNNNNNNNNNNNNNNNNNNNNNNNNNNNNNNNNNNNNNNNNNNNNNNNNNNNNNNNNNNNNNNNNNNNNNNNNNNNNNNNNNNNNNNNNNNNNNNNNNNNNNNNNNNNNNNNNNNNNNNNNNNNNNNNNNNNNNNNNNNNNNNNNNNNNNNNNNNNNNNNNNNNNNNNNNNNNNNNNNNNNNNNNNNNNNNNNNNNNNNNNNNNNNNNNNNNNNNNNNNNNNNNNNNNNNNNNNNNNNNNNNNNNNNNNNNNNNNNNNNNNNNNNNNNNNNNNNNNNNNNNNNNNNNNNNNNNNNNNNNNNNNNNNNNNNNNNNNNNNNNNNNNNNNNNNNNNNNNNNNNNNNNNNNNNNNNNNNNNNNNNNNNNNNNNNNNNNNNNNNNNNNNNNNNNNNNNNNNNNNNNNNNNNNNNNNNNAGTGGTTACCATGGAGATGTGTGCTGTAGTGTGAGTGGTTACCATGGAGATGAGTGACCATCTGAGTGGTTACCATGGGGATGTGTGACCATCTGAGTGGTTACCATGGGGATGTGTGCTGTAGTGTGACTGGTTACCATGGAGATGTGTGACCATCTGAGTGGCTACCATGGAGATGAGTGACCTTGTGAGTGGTTACCATGGGGACGTGTGCTGTAGTGTgagtggttaccatggtgatgtgTGCTGTAGTGTGACTGGTTACCATGGGGATCATGCGGCAGGACCTGATGCAGTCGTTCCATCCGAACATGCTCATGTAGTCGGCGTACTCCCCCCTCCTCATGAAGTACTGGTTGCCCATGTAGTTGGTGCGGTCGTAGACCATGAAGCAGCCTCTCTCCACCCGGCAGGAGTGACACCTGCTCATGTAGGAGGACATGTCGGAGCAGTCGCCGCTGCACTCGTAGGAACGTCCCTGGAAGTTCCTGTCCTCGTAGAAAACAATCTGAGGCGACAGATGTTTGGATGAAAGAAGGTTTTATGACTAATATGGTTTCTTTGGTTTACACCTCTACTAAGGTCACCTGACATCAAAGCTTTTTGAAGCTGATGCAGATCTGATCAAAGCAGATCATTGGTGGTTATCACTGAAGAACAACCGAAATGCTCCAGTATGTAATGGGGAAGGTGTCTTATGATTGTTCAGATCAGGGGTCTCACTAAAAAATCCCTCAGGTTTGTCCAAATGGGTTTTTCTAAAAAACGGTGATTTCAGATCagattttaaatctgttaaaatcaCCTTCTGTAGTTTGAAAGCCTTATTTTTTCCATCTCAGTCTGAAGTGAGTGAATcgaacatttaaatgttaatggatgaaatattaaagtttcCACCTCTCTTGCTGCTGGTTTTGTTCTTCAGAAAACTGAATGAGTGAACAGCAATGCATGCTGGGACTTACCCTGCTCATCATGTTCATGTCGGTGGCGGACATCTTGCTTGCGTTTGGCTGATGTGCTTCTGTGAGCTGGTGAGGATTCGCTGCTGTCCTACCTGTGTGAGCTCGCTGCCTTTATACACCTGAGAGTCGTCCGCAGCTTTGTGTTGCACAACGCTGAGTCGGCGAACGTGTTTCTGTTGGAAACACAAAGCCTCTTTGAAAGGGTTAACAATGACGCCGTGAGGccttcagcagctgttttcatcaacacaaacagtttgttaACCTGTTCACCAGCAAAACCGCTCACCTGTCCTTCAAGCTTTTATATCTTACTTAAAACAAATTACACCGAGTCGCTCATTACTGTTCTCCAGAACGTAGTGGAGAAGTGACTACTGTAAAAGATTACACAACCCtcagtttaaacaacaaatggttctttaaaacaataaatatctcaAACAATATGAACCTGGAACGAGCTGTAAAActgtcttcagtttgtttctggcttctgtgtaaaaataacctaaatacACTCTAAAAACTGCTGATCAAATTTGGACCGAACCAACCCTGAGTAGGGTGCCGTTATCAGTTTGGTTCATTTTTCTACCCCAAACTGGgctaaaatgactaatttgaTAATTACAACTTGGGCTGGTGCTAGCTAGTTAGTTGCTGCTAACCAAAATTAGCGTcagctagctagcaccaacTATTGTAAGTTTAGGAAGTTAAAGTCACGGTCTCTTCTGACTAGCTGTTTTTACCATCTTAGCTTTACTACGActtaaagcagaggtccagtcaggtGAAATTGCATCGACTTCTGGCCTAAAATGGTGGACTGTGAAGAATGACACCAACCGctgggtcagtttgacccacGATCCAACAGCTTTAACTgagttatcaaaataacccagcagtttttagtgtgtaggTTAAAATGAAATCTAAATAACTCAAACTGCAAAAACTGTAGAGATTGGTGAAAAGCCTGAGTCAGGAGGAGTAACTTTGGACCAGAAGCTATTTGTTCCAGCAGTGAAAGGGTTAAAGGTTAGGCtaagaggtcaaaggttagagTTAGGGTACAGTTAATACAAAGCAGGAGTTGTGAACAGGACACAAAAAGCCCAACATTGGCAGGGGTTTTGACAGGTTTGAAGTTAGCAGCTCTCATGTTCAACCAGATCATCGAATTGTatcattttgtttcataaatgtgacaaaactttgttcagtttgacctttgaccttttgagacaaatacaaaaaagaaaacagattgtAATCGgattaattttgttcattaatcAGTTTGTCTCTGTCACAGACAGAAGACAGGATTTCATctttaaatgtcagttttttcaGCATAAAGTCCAAACtgctgaaacaaacagcagcaggaacaggTTCACCTGGTtcctggtttaaaaataaaaatctcagcAGACCCCTTCAGGTGGCTCGTTGGTCTAGGGGTATGATTCTCGCTTTGGGTGCGAGAGGTCCCGGGTTCAAATCCCGGACGAGCCCATGTTTTTTGTGGGATCTATGAGTTTTCCTGTATCAGGTTGACTCtttgctccgacacacctgaaaCTAATTATTTCCTCCCCAGCCTGTCATCGAGTAGTGACTGCTTTAATgtcctgatttattttaatcaagtGTGTTAAAGCAACATCTAAACATGCAGGATTATGGACCCCGAGGGGCCAGGATTGGGGACCCATAGAGCCAATAACAATGATTCAATTTAAACGATTTACAGAATTTATCAGCATCAAAAAGTGatatttttataatgtttttattgctacTGATGCAGGAAGACACTAAAGCAAAATTAggtcatttttatgtatttctagCCCATAAGGATGAAGGTAAATAGTCGTTTAGCTCATCTCATCTCTGCTCTGCTGGTTTTTCATTGGCTCGTCGGGGATTTGAACCCGGAACCTCTCGCACCtgaagctgttttctgttttctccaccAGAGGGTGCTGTTGGACCAGGTGACCTGTCAGACCCAGACTGCCACATGTACAGAAACACGTCTGACCACCTTCTCTGGTTTAAATCTGAGTTTCTGCTCCTGTGGCTCCATGTTGAACCCTCGGTAGTCTAAGGGTCCCGGGTTCAAATCCCTTATGTCTCATCCTTTGTTCTCCATGATGGTTTCCAAAAATGAGGACATCCCAGCAACTGAACTCAGTTATGTTTTTATCTGACACAAGAAGCTCAGATCAACTCCTTAATCCTTCAGTTGGTCATAAATCCTCCTTTGAGTTCGTGGTAGGAGTGGTTCTGAATGGGCTCGTCCGGGATTCGAACCCGGGACCTCTCGCACCCGAAGCGAGAATCAGACCCCTAGACCAACGAGCCGACTCTTCTCACCTTCCACCACCAGAGGGAGCCACATGTCGTCTGACAGCCCAATCTGACACGTCATCCAGATGTTCCTCGGCTCTCCAGCACTGGATTACAGATGTTGAACCTCTGGATGTGGCTCGTTGGTCTAGGGGTATGATTCTCGCTTTGGGTGCGAGAGGTCCCGGGTTCaaatcccggacgagccccttttgtttcttcaaatcTCCTCCTCTCTGACTCTAATCCTTGCAGCagactttagttttttataaTTCTTACAAACCTTAAACCCTTTTCTCTGAACATAATTCATGAATACTTGAACTTATTAACTGAATTAATCTTTCTTTGGGGAAAACCAAAGCCTGCTTTCACCCAGGAAGACACGATTTCCAAATCTCATTTACCTTTTTCCAAAGTTCTCAACACATCATGATGCAAtaaagaaggaagaggaggtaAGAGACGAAGAACAATTATTTCAAATAGTTTGGTTTATCAGGAAGAGTCTGAGGTTTTGTGAATATAGTTTGaaaactgtgtgttttgtttacagtttggagGAACGGATGGATGGTTTCAGGAAATGTGAGGAAAAACTAATCAGGTTTATGTTTCACTGACAGAAGAAAATGTTGAGCAGGAGCTCAGATCATCTCTTCACAGCTGATCTTAACTCCTCCTTTGATTTCATGACAGCAGTGGTTGAAGATGAGCTCCTCCAGGGTTTAAACCTGAAGCTGGAATCAAACCAACGAGCCGCCAGGTGGCGCTGTTGGACCGGAGGACACTCTGAGGACAACCTGCCACATCAGCAGCTCTGACAGATGTTCCTCTGCACTCCAGGACTGGATTACAGATGTTAAGGCCTCTGGGTGTGGCTCGTTGGTCTAGGGGTATGATTCTCGCTTAGGGTGCGAGAGGTCCCGGGTTCaaatcccggacgagcccctccttttatctttaaatgatGCAATCCTCTCCTCACATCTCAGTATCCTGTCTGCACGAACAAGTTACTAAAATAtgaagcttaaaaacaaacaaaaaaaaaaccttagatCAGGGTTCTCAacctgctggagacagacatcAAGTCCAAAATGTCCTAACTGTCCTTAAAATGAGTCTCGAGTCGAATGTGAAGCtgaaaaactttactttttcagtaatttttgtttttaacctgaaaaaaaaaacctcccgaCGAGACAAATCAGACTCTGAGCTGAGTTAACGTCCATCAggttgtttaaaagtttatttcttctctCAGAGTATTTAttgctgaatgtttaaaataagggatttttcagctgttttgatgGATGtgttactgagaaattaaaaaaaaaactgcttttatgtttgttgtaaatttaaattaatgtcTTTAGGAAAAGATGTTTTCAGGTCTGTGATATAAAGCATTGAAGCAGAAGTCCATCCATATCCAGGTTCAGCTCTTTTCTTGGTTTAAGGGTTTATATCAACATGGAGGTGGACCCGACCCGCCTGCGGGAGCCAGTAGTCAGAATACGGAGCCGACCCTGAAGGCATCGTCGTCCTCTTCGGTTTGTGGTGAATAAATCCTCGTCATCAGATGGAGGAGAAACAGATCTGGAACATTCAGGTCCGTCAGAACAAACAGCCGAGTCAGGATGAGaaactttatttaataatttatttaatattaatgcTGTCACAATCATAAAAATCTCAAGCTACAGAAAGTCATTCTCTTTGGCTACAAACACGTAACAAATATCTGGACCGTCAGAACCAACAGAGACCTGAACACATCTGGagctgctccagatgtttcctctCTAATCACCACAGCTGGAGGACCGAGCAGGAGAACGCAGTCATTTTCTTCGGTTTAAACTCGCCTGGAGCAGCTTTCAAAGACAAACAGGTTCTTATTTCTGCCCCAGACGGCCGACGAAGGTCCCACAGAACCCCGCAGAACATCAGTGGTTCTGATTTCAGTTTCAGGTTTATTGGAGCTAAATGTTGCTAAATGCTAACTTGTTAAAGTTTAAGGCTGCAACAGTTTCCTTCTTCACATGAAGGACTCGCTGATctgctcctcgtcctcctcgtcctcagGAGGAAGCAGCTCCAGCTCTCATGATCCTGAACAGGGCGTTGACGTTGTTGCTCTTGATGGCGTCTCGACAGGCAGCGATCACCTGGTTCTTCGGTTTTCCCACTGATGGAAAAACATCCAGAAGGTAAACAGTcagaaaacaggatttaacGCAGTTAAATAGTTATTTTACCTGCTATTGTCACAGGTTTTaggtgattaaaataaaaacaaatctatttatttactgaaacagTTTAAGTAAatgtatttggatttttataaaCTACCATaaaattcttcatttttatttggattattttaaatcCTTGTTATTCAGGAATTCTACGGATGATTTCTCTcctgaaatgaaaactgaatgaatttaaaCTCTACAGGAACCTTTCCTGTACGTTAACGTACTGAAACTTCAGGGAAATCCGACACTAAGGGcagatttctgttttcctgACACACCTCGCAGCCGGCCGGCCCTCTGGATGGCCTGGTTCACAGACTTCAGGCGGACCAGCAGAGCGTTGTGGTTGTTGGATCGGATCTTGTACTCGTTGATGAGATCCCGGTTCAGGTCGTACAGCTCCCTGTAACGCTTCTTCATGCTCGTCCTACAGAAGACAGAAACCTGTCAGCTGACGCAGAAACCTCCACCTTCAGGCGACCTGCAGGCTCGGCTCACATGTCGCTCATCAGGCGAGCGTCCTCCGCCTGCACCAGCATGTTCCTGATGTAGTTGGAGTGGTCGGCCATTTCTGCGGTTAACTTCTGATGGACGGCGTGGAACTCGTCCACCTGCAGAACGGAGATTTACGACTCAAACGTGCTGTAAGATCAGCCGCCCTTCCAGAAACTGGAAACATTATTAAAGCTGGAAGTGATTTCTGAACATCTGATGGTAAAAACCTCAGTGAGCGTCGCGCGGAGCTCCTCGAAGTACGCCGGGAAATCAGCTTCTGCTGACAGGTCCTCTATCGCCAGGAAGGAGGTGAGGGACTGGACCAGGTCTCCTGCTAGATCGATGTCATCAGTCCTCAGGGTGACCTGATGAGAAACGGATCAAACAGACTAAAATCAACGCTTGGTGTTCTTCTGTTCTCTGCTGCgataaaattatttcttttctggaccaaataaaactgaaaaactacaaaaccgtcgagttaaaactgtttctatAAAAGCTGAAGTCTGGAGAAATGAGCGTTTCAGCTGAAACTGGATTgtttaaatctataaaaacacatttagcagCTGAAGCAGCGTTTTTAAAGAAGCTGCAGAGATCTTCATGCTTTTCTATcgttaaaatatttgtaaatacagttaaaagATTCACGCTTCTCTCTGAATGActgcatgttgttgttgttgttgtttacctgtCCGTTAGCGGCCATGTTGAAGGACATGAGTCCACTTCCTCTGAGGGAGTTAAAGGTGACGTTTGGACTCTCGGCTCCCTCTGGAAGCAGGAAGTTCTGGTTCAGCCACATCACCACCTGCGAACACAAGGAGGCCTGAGCATGGAGCGAATGGGACGAGGGCGGCGTGGGTTCATCCCGCGCTGTGAGAACCCACCCTCTGCGCTCGGTCGTTGATGCTGAAGGAAACTCTTCCTGCGGGCTGCGGAGCGGAGGACTCGTCTGTCAGCTCGTACATGGAGAAACGAGGCAGCTGCCGTGTGATTTCAAACACGTGGAACTGCGTGCTGCGAGGGGGGAGGCGGCACGAAACGACATTAACAGCGACGATCTTCACGCCGCAGAATGTTTCATTGACACACGTCCCACCTGGTTTTCCCTCCAACAAAGGCTTTGATGTGCAGGTCCACTGGGATGTCTTTCGGGGGGACGATGGGGACTCGGACGCAGCCCGACAGGTTCTGGACACTGGGGTGGACGACGTGACTCTCCCCCTCGAATATCCCCTCAGCGAAGATGAGAACCGCACGGATGATGGTTTCTGCAGAGGACGAAAGAGACACTCAGAGCTGCGTTTAAAACACCGGAGCAAAGCATGCTGGGAAACGCTACCGTTGGGTGTAGAGATGCTGAGCTCCACATGAGCCTTCTGGGCTTCTGTAGCGGGTCGGACCGACAGCGCCGTCTGCAGCTGAGTGTTGGCTGGGATGACGCCCATCCCGCTGTGGGTCTGCGGCGCGCCCTGGAACCAAACGAGACTTTGGCTTCAGAGCAAAACGATCGTTTAACACGAGAAGAATCAGCTTTTCTGTGAAGATTCAGAGACTTAATGATTAAAGCCCTGATCCTGGATTTACTGCAGGGTTTTCTTTCTGGTCTCAGACATCTTCCATCCAGGGATAAACATCAGTTTACTGGATGATTTCTCATAATCGTTCTGTTCACCTTTGCATTCTCTTCGTAGTTCCGAAGCTCGAGCAGCAGGTTCTGGCGGCGCTGGCTGAGCTCTCGGACGAGGTCCTGCTCGGCGCTGGAGTCCATCAGGTTCCCCTTCAGGTCCTTACTGGCAGGCAGGTAACCACGGACTGCAAGACACGCCCTCCTTTAGGCCCCGTCTGAGCGCGCGCAGGTAAACCTACAGGTGAGCGGAGCTTACCCTCGCCCTCTGTGGAGGCACAGATGAGCTGTTTCTGCCCGTCCAGCCTGTAGTCTCCCTCCACCACTCCAGCCACAGAAGAAGAGAAGTTGTCTTTGAAGATCACCTCGCCGGTGCGGTCGCTCCGCGCGTCAATCTGAAAGGATCGTGGAACATCAGCAACCAACCGGCGCCGCGTCAAATGGTCAAACGTGGCGGGAGATGCTGGGATGAGCGCTGACCTTCCCGTTGGACCAGCCGGTGATGAGCTCCACCACGCCGTCAGCGTTCAGGTCGAAGGCGTGGATGCTCATCGCGTGGTTCTtagactgaaaacagaacagctGATTCATGCACGGAAGCATCGAGAAAGACTGAATGAGAAGCGTTACGGCACCTTGATCCTCCAGTAGCGAGCGGTGCGGTCGTAGACTCCAACCGTACCGTTAGCCAGAGCGTATCCAAACCGGCTGCCGTGCATGTGGCACAACGACGTCACCgtctgaggagagaaaaaacatttagatcTGAATCTGTGCAGCGTCTCCTCTGCCAGCAGAAAACATCACAAATCTCctctaaaaacaacttcagtctctgTTTACCTCGTTTTCAGTCATCTCTGAAACCAGCTCGTCCTCTCTGAAGACCCTGATGTCAAAGTCCTCCGATCCCACCAGCAGCTGccaacaacatcaacaaaccaatattttactgaaatctgGCATCTCTGAGAGCAGTCTGTATGTCTCAGGCACAACACAGCCTGAAGCATCAAATTACGCTGAGTTTGGTACTTTAACTACTGTCTAACATTAAATACTAGTTGCTAATTTTCTgaactgaaaacagacaaatagatcatttaaataaaagaccaaaaacTCACAAGTAATTATGATTTTTCACAGAAGATGACATGAAGAATACAGATCTGATACATCTGTCACTGAAACTGTCTGGTTGGTATTTTCAGCTGGACTAATGTCGTAGTTACAAATATTCAGCATCTAATTGGACAACAGATGCAGGTGAAAAtaggttgtgattttcaaaaactgtcagGGCAAAGCGCGGCCCATTGGTCACGTGATTGCAAACAACCAGAATTCAGTGGAACTGCAACAAAAATTGCCTTTTTTCGGACAATTTTCCAACAGTCGCAGTGAGATCCTGACTTCAGCACATCTTTAATCAGGTTCGGATTCAGCTGAATCTTTACCTCGTTTTTCCCGTCCCCAGTGAAGTCACAGAGCACCAGAGACCTCACATTATCTCCAGTTACCTGAGAAAAAGGTAAATCATGCTGacagcatttcctgaaaataaagTGCTGGGTACGTTTTTATATGAATAACAGACAGGAAACAGTCATGGGTTTCTAAGAACTACAAACTAAATCTACTTCAGAGCATCTTACTGTCCAGAAGTGGTCATTTCCTGTGTAGTCGAAGCCTTGTAAGGCGCAGTTCCCCCCGATGATGGCAAGAGGAGAAGAGATGTCGCCAAGTTTTCCCAACACGATGGCATTCGCTCCATCTGACACCTAAACCCAAAAATTCAGCAAAAatctgactaacttttggattTCTGACCGTGTCCAGCTACAGCCAGGATTAAATCAAACTTTCTGCCCTTTCCTCGCCCGGTTACCTCTCTGTAAAATATGTCTGCATTGTCATGGACGTCGTAGGCCAGCAGGTTGGTCTGAGAGCCCACTAACAGCGTGTCCCCGGTGGTGTTTGGGCCCAGCGTCCCTGCAGTCAGACAGGTCACCGCCTGGTTGATGTTGAGGAGGGAGACGTCAGAGTCCTGGGCGCTCTGGCTCAGACAATGAGCTCCGGGTCTCTGAGCCCGGCCGTGAGGGTTGTGGATGAAAACCTGTCAATGAGAGGGAAAAGATGGCCGGTAATGCTGAAGTTCAGAGGAGGAGTCACATAAACACTTTTATAACAGATGAGTAGTTAAATAGCTCACATTTGTTGACAGCTGTTAAAAATTATGTCTTTCTTGGGATTAAATTTCCTTTAATTTAAGATTCAGAAAAGACTGggtgatttatttttcacatttaattatAAGTAATACCTTGGAACTGAAAAGGGGTGTACCTTCTTTTTATTGTGGCTGTGTTAGTTGGTGTTTAAATACAACTCTTAGTATATtattatacatcaaaatataaGTTTTCCATTAAGCAGCCCAACCGTAGCTCTGCCGGGACAATAAGAACTTTTTCTTCTCACCTTTCCAGCTTGAGTAGCTGCAGTCAGACACGGATGGACCCCATCAAACTTCCCAACAGCCACCATGCGGGGGTTAATCTTATGGTTCAGCTTCAGGGTGAAAATGGGGACCATCATGGCGCTCCTTCTTTA is part of the Kryptolebias marmoratus isolate JLee-2015 linkage group LG11, ASM164957v2, whole genome shotgun sequence genome and harbors:
- the LOC108251161 gene encoding gamma-crystallin M2-like is translated as MSATDMNMMSRIVFYEDRNFQGRSYECSGDCSDMSSYMSRCHSCRVERGCFMVYDRTNYMGNQYFMRRGEYADYMSMFGWNDCIRSCRMIPMHRGSYRMRIYERENFGGQMYEMMDDCDNIMDRYRMSNCMSCHVMDGHWLMYEQPHYRGRMMYMRPGEYRSFMNMGMGMGHMRFMSMRRIMDSYY
- the LOC108251158 gene encoding Bardet-Biedl syndrome 2 protein homolog → MMVPIFTLKLNHKINPRMVAVGKFDGVHPCLTAATQAGKVFIHNPHGRAQRPGAHCLSQSAQDSDVSLLNINQAVTCLTAGTLGPNTTGDTLLVGSQTNLLAYDVHDNADIFYREVSDGANAIVLGKLGDISSPLAIIGGNCALQGFDYTGNDHFWTVTGDNVRSLVLCDFTGDGKNELLVGSEDFDIRVFREDELVSEMTENETVTSLCHMHGSRFGYALANGTVGVYDRTARYWRIKSKNHAMSIHAFDLNADGVVELITGWSNGKIDARSDRTGEVIFKDNFSSSVAGVVEGDYRLDGQKQLICASTEGEVRGYLPASKDLKGNLMDSSAEQDLVRELSQRRQNLLLELRNYEENAKGAPQTHSGMGVIPANTQLQTALSVRPATEAQKAHVELSISTPNETIIRAVLIFAEGIFEGESHVVHPSVQNLSGCVRVPIVPPKDIPVDLHIKAFVGGKTSTQFHVFEITRQLPRFSMYELTDESSAPQPAGRVSFSINDRAQRVVMWLNQNFLLPEGAESPNVTFNSLRGSGLMSFNMAANGQVTLRTDDIDLAGDLVQSLTSFLAIEDLSAEADFPAYFEELRATLTEVDEFHAVHQKLTAEMADHSNYIRNMLVQAEDARLMSDMTSMKKRYRELYDLNRDLINEYKIRSNNHNALLVRLKSVNQAIQRAGRLRVGKPKNQVIAACRDAIKSNNVNALFRIMRAGAASS